The following are encoded in a window of Armatimonadota bacterium genomic DNA:
- a CDS encoding potassium channel family protein → MRPDQHIPRIIRPTKRPMQTLLARMFWALALVVVAWVLLWFQRDGLHDSAGGDVGAMDVLYFTIVTVTTLGYGDIVPATPEARAMVAFGITPLRIAIWLILLSTAYELLLRRSIEIFDMKKLHRSLKDHFVICGFGVKGRSAAAELLKRGIETGSIVVIDKDSAALEGATALGLTGIRGDASTERALRDAAIEKATQAIVVPDRDEACVLICLTIHDIAPHVNIIAAAREDENVRLIRGSGAQVVIAPAASGGRLLAAASTSPYAASMMEELYEYGRGADIYDYPVTLEDIGKTAPEVEALHGRLILAVQSGDQSIRQPAAQSHGLKIGDVVIVFSPAYLRAE, encoded by the coding sequence GTGCGACCTGACCAGCACATCCCGAGAATTATCCGCCCTACCAAGCGACCGATGCAGACGCTGCTCGCGCGTATGTTCTGGGCGCTGGCGCTGGTCGTGGTCGCGTGGGTGCTGCTCTGGTTCCAGCGCGACGGGCTGCACGATTCTGCTGGTGGCGATGTCGGGGCGATGGACGTGCTCTACTTCACGATCGTCACCGTCACTACTCTGGGATACGGCGACATCGTGCCGGCCACTCCCGAGGCGCGCGCGATGGTCGCGTTCGGGATCACACCGCTCCGGATCGCCATCTGGCTCATCCTCTTGAGCACCGCATACGAGCTTCTGCTGCGCCGCTCGATCGAGATATTCGACATGAAAAAACTGCATCGTTCCTTGAAGGATCACTTTGTTATCTGTGGTTTCGGGGTCAAGGGCCGGTCGGCGGCCGCCGAACTGCTCAAGCGGGGCATCGAAACCGGCTCGATCGTCGTGATCGACAAGGACTCGGCGGCGCTGGAAGGTGCAACCGCACTTGGGTTGACCGGCATCCGAGGCGACGCTTCGACCGAGCGGGCGCTGCGCGATGCGGCGATCGAGAAGGCGACACAAGCGATCGTCGTCCCCGACCGCGACGAGGCCTGCGTGCTGATCTGCTTGACGATCCACGACATAGCGCCGCATGTCAACATCATCGCGGCGGCGCGCGAGGACGAAAACGTGAGGCTGATCCGAGGCAGCGGCGCCCAGGTCGTGATCGCGCCAGCGGCAAGTGGCGGCCGGTTGCTCGCGGCGGCCTCGACTTCGCCGTATGCGGCGAGCATGATGGAAGAGCTGTACGAGTACGGACGAGGCGCGGACATCTACGACTACCCGGTGACTTTGGAGGACATTGGTAAGACCGCTCCAGAAGTCGAGGCGTTGCACGGGCGCCTGATCCTCGCCGTGCAGTCGGGCGATCAGTCGATCCGCCAGCCGGCAGCACAGTCTCACGGGCTGAAAATAGGCGACGTCGTCATAGTCTTCTCACCGGCGTATTTGCGAGCTGAGTAG
- a CDS encoding DUF1579 family protein translates to MAVPKPIRNAAGSYSGESTLHMPWMPEGQRLDAGPSKLHIEFDMHTKYATVTYTWTYEKKEQEGTILIASDDEGKDVEMGWSDSWHQSAGVLHLKGSVDKEEISCKGKYPAAEGPDWGWRITLGGSGDKLTMQMYNAMPTGEEMLAVEAIYTKE, encoded by the coding sequence ATGGCTGTACCCAAGCCGATCCGAAACGCAGCAGGCTCGTACTCCGGCGAATCTACGCTGCACATGCCTTGGATGCCCGAGGGGCAGCGGCTCGATGCAGGGCCGAGCAAGCTGCACATCGAGTTCGACATGCACACGAAGTACGCGACCGTCACCTACACGTGGACGTACGAGAAGAAGGAGCAGGAGGGGACGATCCTGATCGCCAGCGACGACGAAGGCAAGGACGTCGAGATGGGATGGTCCGACAGTTGGCACCAGAGCGCGGGCGTCCTGCACCTCAAGGGATCAGTGGACAAAGAAGAGATTTCGTGCAAAGGGAAGTACCCTGCCGCCGAGGGGCCCGACTGGGGCTGGCGCATCACGCTCGGGGGTTCTGGCGACAAACTCACGATGCAGATGTACAACGCCATGCCGACGGGAGAAGAGATGCTTGCGGTCGAGGCGATCTATACAAAGGAGTAG
- a CDS encoding ammonium transporter: MQFNPADTAFMLIATALVLIMTPGLAFFYGGLVGRKNVLTIVMQSFISLGVTTVLWVTVGFSLCFGSDIGGLIGNPGDFFLMMGIGAEDIQPGLGIPVFLFAAYQLMFAIITPALITGAFANRMTFKAYLTFLICWQLVVYYPFVHMVWGGGWMAQYGVLDFAGGIVVHALAGMAALATVFFLGERRAAEPEPHNIPFVALGTALLWFGWFGFNAGSALAVNEISALAFINTQIGAAFAGVTWIILDWKLKRKPTLVGFCVGAVAGLATITPAAGFVSPQGAMLIGVLAGSIPYAAIMYRQRKKWDDALDVWGVHGIGGIVGILALGLLATKAMNPAGANGLFYGDGAFFVTELVGVSVAIVWAFIVTYALLWVINKITPVRVSHATEHSGLDDALHGEAAYTNPE; this comes from the coding sequence ATGCAGTTCAACCCCGCCGACACCGCCTTCATGCTGATCGCCACGGCCCTCGTGTTGATCATGACACCGGGCCTAGCCTTCTTCTATGGCGGCCTGGTCGGACGTAAGAACGTGCTGACCATCGTGATGCAGAGCTTCATCTCTCTGGGCGTCACGACTGTGCTCTGGGTGACGGTCGGGTTCTCGCTCTGCTTCGGAAGCGACATCGGCGGACTCATTGGCAACCCAGGCGATTTCTTCTTGATGATGGGCATCGGCGCAGAAGACATCCAGCCTGGGCTTGGGATTCCCGTCTTCTTGTTCGCCGCCTATCAGCTGATGTTCGCGATCATCACTCCCGCCCTGATCACCGGCGCGTTCGCCAACCGGATGACGTTCAAGGCGTATCTTACGTTCTTGATCTGCTGGCAATTGGTGGTCTACTACCCGTTCGTTCACATGGTGTGGGGCGGCGGCTGGATGGCGCAGTACGGCGTGCTGGACTTCGCCGGCGGCATTGTGGTCCACGCGCTTGCAGGCATGGCGGCGCTTGCCACCGTGTTCTTCCTCGGCGAGCGGCGTGCCGCCGAGCCGGAACCACACAACATCCCGTTCGTCGCGCTCGGCACGGCGCTCCTATGGTTCGGCTGGTTCGGCTTCAATGCCGGAAGCGCGCTGGCGGTAAACGAGATCAGCGCGCTGGCGTTCATCAACACGCAGATCGGCGCCGCGTTCGCAGGCGTGACCTGGATTATCCTCGACTGGAAGCTGAAGAGGAAGCCGACCTTGGTCGGGTTCTGCGTCGGTGCGGTCGCCGGCTTGGCCACCATTACGCCAGCGGCTGGGTTCGTGTCGCCCCAGGGCGCGATGTTGATCGGGGTTCTCGCCGGCAGCATTCCGTACGCCGCCATTATGTACCGCCAGCGGAAGAAGTGGGACGACGCGCTCGACGTGTGGGGCGTCCACGGCATCGGCGGCATCGTGGGGATTCTCGCCCTCGGCCTTCTGGCTACCAAGGCGATGAATCCCGCCGGGGCAAATGGCTTGTTCTACGGAGACGGTGCCTTCTTCGTGACGGAGCTGGTGGGCGTATCGGTGGCCATCGTCTGGGCCTTCATCGTCACCTACGCTCTTCTGTGGGTTATCAACAAGATCACGCCCGTGCGCGTCTCGCACGCGACTGAGCATTCGGGGCTCGACGACGCCCTTCACGGAGAGGCAGCCTACACCAACCCAGAGTAG
- a CDS encoding cupin domain-containing protein: MKQKTPKIVPAGSGLERQSVPGESLVFKLTGDETGGALDYIVCTVGPKSGPPLHLHHTQEETFHITKGRFKFQIADETKICQSGDFVYIPPGTPHAFVNLSDEPGEFIAVFTPGGTDKFFAEFGPMMSSGGPPDQEKIAALLEKHGMTLLGPPLSPE; the protein is encoded by the coding sequence ATGAAACAAAAGACACCCAAGATAGTACCGGCTGGTTCGGGCTTAGAACGTCAATCGGTTCCCGGTGAATCGCTCGTTTTCAAACTCACTGGCGATGAGACGGGCGGGGCGTTGGACTATATCGTGTGCACCGTCGGCCCGAAGTCGGGACCACCTCTGCACCTCCACCATACTCAGGAAGAAACCTTCCATATCACCAAGGGCCGTTTCAAGTTTCAGATCGCGGACGAGACGAAGATCTGCCAGAGTGGTGACTTTGTATATATTCCGCCGGGCACGCCCCACGCCTTCGTTAACCTTTCCGACGAACCAGGGGAATTCATCGCCGTATTCACTCCAGGCGGCACGGACAAGTTTTTTGCGGAATTCGGCCCCATGATGAGTAGTGGTGGCCCGCCAGATCAGGAGAAGATCGCGGCCCTCTTGGAAAAGCACGGAATGACACTGCTCGGACCACCGCTCTCACCGGAATAG
- a CDS encoding FdhF/YdeP family oxidoreductase has product MRARRSGGGFAALSYSLKKARDAGGFLKMYRALRSRNACKTCALGMGGQKGGMVNERGQFPEVCKKSIQAMAADMQGRVPQEFFEEFDLEQLKRFSPRQLEAAGRLVEPMYAGPDDEHYRTISWDDALDKVADQLKKTEPKESFFYFSGRSSNEAGFLLQLVARLYGTNHVSNCSYYCHQASGVALSSVTGSGTATIVLEDLAGCDLIFLIGANPASNHPRLMRTMVELRRRGGKVIVVNPLREVGLERFRVPSDVRSMLFGSKTCDLYVQPHAGGDIAFLAGVAKATIELGAESQEFVEQFAEDWEPFRDHVIALSWDEIVAAGGVDRETIEQVASIYAQSEKTVFCWAMGITHHEHGVGNVQMIANLAMTRGMLGRPNCGLLPLRGHSNVQGIGSMGVVPKMKKQVFERLQTHFGVSIPSWKGLDTLGSIAAAAEGKMRTAWCLGGNLYGSNPDAAFAHSALSKLDQIVYLSTALNTGHALGRGKETIILPVLARDEEQQSTTQESMFSFVRLSDGGPQRLRGPRSEVSVIADVAERVFGNTTPVDWTSLRQHGKIRAAIAAIIPGYEKIASIDKTKKEFQIEGRTFHEPRFPTESGRAKFHVVPLPSAPDGLRMITVRSEGQFNTVVYEEEDAYRGQKRRDVVMMHPSDIAQLGFSVGQLAEVSSEIGSMTATVREIDVRPGTVVMYYPEANAIIPRRADPASRTPAFKSTPVSIARAGD; this is encoded by the coding sequence ATGCGTGCGAGACGGTCAGGCGGCGGATTCGCCGCGCTCTCTTACTCCTTGAAAAAGGCAAGGGACGCGGGCGGTTTCCTGAAGATGTATCGCGCGCTGCGATCGCGCAACGCCTGCAAGACTTGCGCGCTCGGCATGGGCGGCCAAAAGGGCGGGATGGTGAACGAGCGCGGGCAGTTCCCGGAGGTTTGCAAGAAGTCGATCCAGGCGATGGCTGCCGACATGCAGGGGCGAGTTCCGCAAGAGTTCTTTGAAGAGTTCGACCTTGAACAGCTCAAACGCTTCTCTCCTCGGCAGTTAGAAGCCGCGGGCCGGCTTGTCGAGCCAATGTATGCCGGACCGGATGACGAGCACTACCGGACGATCAGTTGGGATGACGCGCTGGATAAAGTCGCCGACCAGCTAAAGAAGACGGAACCGAAAGAGTCGTTCTTCTACTTCAGCGGAAGATCGTCGAACGAAGCCGGTTTTCTGTTGCAGCTAGTGGCGCGACTTTACGGCACGAACCACGTCAGCAACTGCTCATACTACTGTCACCAGGCGTCTGGAGTCGCACTGTCCTCCGTGACGGGTTCCGGTACTGCGACCATCGTTCTGGAAGACCTGGCGGGTTGCGACCTGATCTTTCTGATCGGAGCGAACCCTGCGAGCAACCATCCGCGCCTCATGCGAACGATGGTCGAACTGCGTCGGCGAGGCGGGAAGGTGATCGTCGTCAACCCGCTGCGCGAGGTGGGACTTGAGCGGTTCAGGGTGCCGTCGGACGTGCGGAGCATGCTCTTCGGATCCAAGACTTGCGACCTTTACGTACAGCCGCACGCTGGCGGCGACATCGCGTTTCTGGCAGGTGTTGCGAAGGCGACGATCGAGCTGGGAGCAGAGAGCCAAGAGTTCGTGGAGCAGTTCGCCGAGGATTGGGAACCGTTTCGCGATCACGTGATCGCTCTCTCGTGGGACGAAATAGTCGCTGCAGGTGGAGTGGACAGGGAGACGATCGAACAGGTCGCCTCGATCTACGCCCAGTCCGAGAAGACCGTGTTCTGCTGGGCAATGGGCATCACTCACCACGAGCACGGTGTCGGCAACGTCCAGATGATCGCCAACCTGGCGATGACGCGCGGGATGCTGGGCCGACCGAACTGCGGCTTGCTGCCGCTACGAGGACACTCCAATGTGCAGGGCATCGGTTCCATGGGCGTCGTGCCGAAGATGAAAAAGCAGGTGTTCGAGCGGTTGCAGACGCACTTCGGAGTGTCGATTCCATCTTGGAAGGGACTCGACACGCTCGGTAGCATTGCGGCTGCCGCCGAGGGGAAGATGAGAACGGCGTGGTGCCTCGGCGGCAATCTATATGGCTCAAACCCCGATGCCGCATTCGCTCACAGTGCGCTATCGAAACTCGACCAGATCGTCTACCTCTCGACGGCGTTGAACACGGGTCACGCTCTCGGAAGAGGGAAGGAGACGATCATTCTGCCGGTGCTAGCGCGCGACGAAGAACAGCAATCGACGACCCAGGAATCGATGTTCAGCTTCGTGCGGCTGTCCGACGGCGGGCCGCAGCGCCTGCGCGGGCCGCGAAGCGAAGTGTCGGTGATCGCGGACGTCGCAGAGCGGGTCTTTGGCAACACCACGCCCGTCGATTGGACAAGCCTGCGGCAGCATGGGAAGATTCGAGCGGCCATCGCCGCGATCATTCCGGGCTATGAGAAGATAGCCTCTATCGACAAGACCAAGAAGGAGTTCCAGATCGAAGGGAGGACGTTCCACGAGCCGCGTTTCCCCACTGAATCTGGTCGAGCGAAGTTCCACGTCGTCCCATTGCCAAGTGCGCCGGACGGATTGAGAATGATTACAGTGCGCTCAGAGGGGCAGTTCAACACCGTCGTATACGAGGAGGAAGACGCGTATCGCGGCCAGAAGCGGCGCGACGTGGTGATGATGCATCCATCTGATATCGCTCAGCTTGGATTTTCGGTGGGCCAACTGGCCGAGGTCTCGAGTGAGATCGGTTCGATGACCGCGACTGTTCGGGAGATCGACGTGCGCCCTGGCACGGTGGTCATGTACTACCCGGAGGCGAACGCGATCATCCCGCGCCGCGCCGATCCTGCCTCGCGTACGCCAGCGTTCAAGAGTACGCCCGTCAGCATTGCCCGGGCGGGCGACTAA
- a CDS encoding bifunctional anthranilate synthase component I family protein/class IV aminotransferase — protein MDRRHNSIERSMGSDVYLEGRFFGEPGSWFIGRDLVKTLRADSFDEVPGVIEDLEAAATDGLTCAGFLTYEAFGGLDVAQRSPRASRAPLAWFQCFRSFELVPDPFACDPSTPRIWRSSVTEEEFFQSFAVIKRYMAAGDTYQVNYTFRLRSCECDGKALMARLVDAQPDSFGAYFDTGEQVVCSVSPELFLTIDGEDLVTRPMKGTRPRGRTQETDEAFIHDLTTSEKERAENLMIVDMARNDLGRIAEVGSVHVPNLFAVETYKTLHQLTSEVRARSNASLLEIFAATFPPASITGAPKVRTMEIIDELETSRRGVYTGCIGVFGPGRKGAFSVAIRTAVIDKSSGTAEYGVGAGIVWDSDAGSEWEESLLKGAVLGALDGETKLIETLRYQRPDGYFLLERHLDRLSSSSASLGFVCDRASVVNALSDLDCEMDDGGYKVRLLLSPSGEIELHNSKIEETGGTARVAVLENSVDSSDPLLRHKTTRRAVFETARAKFPDCDEVILTNERGEVTEGCTTNVLVEIDGFWYTPPVSCGLLPGTLRGELIDTGAIQERVLTLQDLERAEHVQIVNSVRGRRTAVLVHATSRV, from the coding sequence TTGGACAGGCGTCATAATTCCATTGAGCGAAGCATGGGCTCCGACGTGTACTTGGAAGGACGGTTTTTCGGCGAGCCTGGATCGTGGTTCATCGGACGCGACCTCGTCAAAACCCTTCGCGCGGACTCCTTCGACGAAGTGCCGGGCGTTATCGAGGACCTTGAAGCGGCAGCGACGGATGGGCTGACGTGCGCCGGATTCCTGACTTACGAGGCTTTCGGCGGGCTCGACGTAGCGCAACGATCACCGCGCGCATCTCGCGCCCCGCTGGCCTGGTTCCAGTGCTTTAGGTCGTTCGAGCTAGTGCCTGATCCATTTGCCTGTGATCCGAGCACGCCGAGGATCTGGCGGTCCTCGGTCACGGAGGAGGAGTTCTTCCAGAGCTTCGCGGTGATCAAACGCTACATGGCGGCCGGAGATACGTACCAGGTGAACTACACTTTCAGGCTGCGCTCTTGCGAGTGCGATGGCAAGGCACTGATGGCGCGGCTCGTGGACGCGCAGCCAGATTCGTTCGGCGCGTACTTCGACACAGGCGAACAGGTCGTCTGCTCCGTCTCTCCAGAGCTTTTCCTGACGATCGACGGCGAGGATCTCGTGACACGACCGATGAAGGGGACGCGCCCGCGTGGGCGTACCCAGGAGACGGACGAGGCGTTCATCCACGACCTGACCACGAGCGAGAAGGAGCGGGCAGAGAACCTGATGATCGTCGACATGGCGCGCAACGACTTGGGTCGGATCGCCGAGGTCGGCTCTGTACACGTGCCGAATTTGTTCGCGGTAGAGACGTACAAGACGCTGCACCAACTGACTTCAGAAGTCCGTGCGAGGTCTAATGCGTCTCTATTGGAGATCTTCGCAGCGACCTTCCCTCCTGCTTCGATCACCGGCGCGCCGAAGGTGCGGACGATGGAGATCATCGATGAGCTGGAGACGTCGCGGCGCGGGGTCTATACCGGCTGCATCGGCGTCTTTGGGCCGGGGAGGAAGGGTGCGTTCTCCGTCGCCATTCGCACGGCTGTCATCGACAAGTCGAGCGGCACCGCGGAGTATGGAGTCGGAGCGGGTATCGTGTGGGACTCGGACGCCGGCAGCGAGTGGGAGGAGAGCTTACTGAAGGGCGCGGTGCTCGGCGCGCTGGACGGAGAGACGAAGCTCATCGAAACGCTCCGGTACCAACGCCCTGATGGTTACTTCCTTCTGGAACGACACCTCGACCGCCTCAGTTCGTCTTCTGCGTCGCTCGGATTCGTTTGCGACAGAGCGAGCGTGGTCAACGCTCTGTCAGACCTTGATTGCGAGATGGACGACGGGGGGTACAAAGTCCGCCTGCTTTTGTCGCCCAGTGGAGAGATCGAACTGCACAACTCCAAGATCGAAGAGACCGGCGGCACTGCCCGCGTCGCGGTTCTTGAAAACTCCGTCGATTCTTCCGATCCGCTCCTCCGCCACAAGACGACGCGGCGAGCTGTCTTCGAAACCGCGCGTGCGAAGTTCCCCGACTGCGACGAGGTGATCCTCACGAACGAAAGGGGCGAGGTGACCGAGGGCTGCACGACCAACGTGCTGGTCGAGATCGACGGCTTTTGGTACACGCCGCCCGTTTCCTGTGGACTGCTTCCGGGGACGTTGAGAGGCGAGCTGATAGACACGGGTGCGATCCAGGAGCGGGTTCTGACCCTGCAGGATCTAGAACGCGCCGAACACGTCCAGATCGTCAACTCGGTGCGAGGAAGGCGGACTGCTGTTCTCGTCCACGCAACCAGCAGAGTTTAG
- a CDS encoding RNA-binding protein: protein MAKSLFIGNLSYGTSENTLRDAFSKYGSTDVRIVEGRGFGFVDIDEEKASEAIEEMNETELDGRKIIVSEARPREPRGGGGGGGGRRDW, encoded by the coding sequence ATGGCAAAATCACTGTTCATAGGAAACCTCTCCTACGGCACGAGCGAGAACACGCTTCGTGACGCATTTTCAAAGTATGGCTCTACCGACGTTCGGATCGTCGAAGGCCGAGGGTTCGGGTTCGTCGACATCGATGAAGAGAAGGCTTCAGAAGCCATCGAAGAGATGAATGAAACCGAGCTTGACGGTCGCAAGATCATCGTCAGCGAAGCTAGACCCCGCGAGCCGCGGGGCGGCGGCGGCGGCGGCGGCGGTCGCCGAGACTGGTAA
- a CDS encoding efflux RND transporter periplasmic adaptor subunit, with protein sequence MKVFLTILKKQGVALAILVGSFLVVRWVVAEFRPPGAMTVIEAQAMDMKAMRAPIGVVPVGTDYALERTVGGTETFPATIVALSDEDVVARVPGLVSEVLVYPGDRVRAGELVARISADEYDAKAQAGLLSAASKQSEAEVAEQRLARDRAALKTANIKIEVSDAGVEAAEAELRATENHVSHLQGEVQEIVARREAAQAELDYARLDYDREKLLFEGGAISRDDLDQAYKRITLAQAMIGQVDAQRMQKNHELEARYAKRDAAVGLLRQARAGVNASRAMVLQAEATVTAAEGSLRAKEREVQASRAMAMASGALSSYTELRASDDGVVTERLVSPGTPVMPGRAILRIKVDRVVRVQADLPQRLASSVLVGSTVRISFEDRSIDAQVTSVFPFVDGRTRTFRIEAKISNEDGAWQVGSYAKIEVATSVATRVLSVRNEAVKTGTDGSHYVWLLVGEQTQISEDAIFTCTMHPEVEHVGPGDCPICSMPLVPVDATGNVRAEKRPVSIGPSDARYTAILDGLAEGDTVTWAGDEELFPSAAVQAVEWDENGPVELPKGAGMAGMDMGADGGMNMGDSEADDSNTGDNQATSLKGHEGHAHGPDDSFTCEMHPEVHKSEEGTCPICEMDLVPIEDGN encoded by the coding sequence ATGAAAGTCTTTTTGACAATTCTGAAGAAGCAGGGCGTGGCCCTAGCGATCCTCGTCGGTTCATTCCTCGTCGTGCGATGGGTCGTCGCCGAGTTCCGTCCGCCTGGCGCGATGACCGTGATCGAAGCGCAGGCCATGGACATGAAGGCGATGAGGGCGCCGATCGGCGTTGTGCCAGTCGGCACAGACTATGCGTTGGAACGAACGGTTGGCGGAACCGAGACGTTTCCCGCTACGATCGTCGCGCTCAGCGATGAAGACGTCGTGGCGCGAGTGCCCGGTTTAGTCAGTGAAGTCTTGGTGTATCCAGGCGACCGTGTGCGAGCCGGAGAGCTAGTCGCAAGAATATCGGCAGATGAGTACGACGCGAAGGCGCAGGCGGGACTGCTCAGCGCCGCCAGCAAACAGAGCGAAGCAGAAGTAGCCGAACAGCGCTTGGCGCGTGATCGGGCAGCTCTGAAGACCGCTAATATCAAAATCGAAGTGTCGGATGCTGGCGTCGAGGCCGCAGAAGCAGAGCTTCGGGCGACCGAAAACCACGTGTCCCACCTACAGGGCGAGGTACAGGAAATCGTGGCAAGACGAGAGGCAGCGCAAGCGGAACTGGACTATGCGCGTCTTGACTACGACCGCGAGAAGCTGTTGTTCGAGGGCGGAGCGATATCGCGCGACGACCTGGACCAGGCTTACAAGCGGATCACGTTGGCGCAGGCAATGATCGGTCAGGTTGACGCCCAGCGCATGCAAAAGAACCACGAATTAGAGGCGCGTTACGCCAAGCGAGATGCCGCAGTCGGATTGCTTCGCCAAGCCAGAGCAGGTGTTAACGCCTCGCGAGCAATGGTGTTGCAGGCGGAAGCGACGGTCACGGCGGCTGAGGGCAGTTTGCGGGCAAAGGAGAGAGAAGTCCAGGCGTCGCGCGCGATGGCGATGGCATCCGGCGCACTGTCTTCCTACACTGAACTGCGAGCGTCGGACGACGGAGTAGTCACCGAGCGACTGGTCAGTCCAGGTACGCCGGTCATGCCCGGCCGGGCGATTCTGCGGATCAAAGTCGATCGCGTTGTGCGCGTGCAGGCGGACCTGCCGCAACGGTTGGCCAGTTCTGTCCTGGTTGGTTCAACAGTGCGTATCTCCTTCGAGGACAGATCTATCGACGCGCAGGTCACCAGCGTGTTTCCGTTCGTAGACGGCAGGACGCGCACCTTCCGCATCGAGGCTAAGATCTCGAATGAAGACGGCGCGTGGCAGGTCGGTTCGTACGCTAAAATAGAGGTGGCCACGTCGGTTGCAACAAGGGTCTTGAGCGTGCGCAACGAGGCGGTCAAGACAGGCACCGACGGCTCTCACTACGTCTGGCTCCTAGTCGGCGAGCAGACGCAGATCTCCGAGGACGCGATCTTCACGTGCACGATGCACCCAGAGGTTGAGCACGTCGGGCCAGGCGACTGCCCGATCTGCAGCATGCCGTTGGTGCCTGTCGATGCGACAGGCAACGTGCGCGCCGAGAAGCGGCCCGTGTCGATCGGTCCGTCCGACGCGCGATACACCGCGATCTTAGACGGCCTCGCGGAAGGCGACACCGTGACGTGGGCAGGCGACGAGGAGCTGTTCCCAAGTGCGGCCGTTCAGGCTGTCGAATGGGACGAGAACGGCCCAGTAGAACTTCCTAAAGGCGCCGGGATGGCAGGCATGGACATGGGAGCCGATGGTGGCATGAACATGGGCGACAGCGAAGCAGACGACAGTAACACGGGTGACAACCAGGCGACGTCCCTAAAGGGCCACGAAGGCCACGCCCACGGCCCGGACGACAGCTTCACGTGCGAGATGCACCCCGAAGTCCACAAATCAGAGGAAGGCACCTGCCCGATCTGCGAGATGGACCTCGTGCCGATAGAGGACGGAAACTAG